A single window of Microbacterium oryzae DNA harbors:
- a CDS encoding homoserine dehydrogenase, protein MIDHRTLRVALLGAGSVGSQVARLLREHGDDFAERSGARLELAGILVRDLDAPRDVDLPRELLTTDAESLIVGADIVIELMGGIEPARTHILTALNSGADVVTGNKALLAQHGPEIFDAADQVGASVSYEAAVAGAIPIIRPLKDSLAGDRIVRIFGIVNGSTNFILDKMDREGLSAEDAQRLATDLGYLEADPTLDLEGYDAAQKAAILASLAFHTEVSMDDVHREGIESITADMIEGARRAGFVIKLLAICERLADADGEAISVRVYPALISREHPLATVHGGNNAVFVEGEAAGPLMFYGAGAGGVQTASAVLGDVVSAARRHIAGGVGVGESARQSLPTAEIGRISTRYQITLEVSDEQGVLAVIAGILNDGGVSAATVEQTVDDEGTARIVIGTHRAREQALGDTVARLAESDVVVRVASVLRVEGE, encoded by the coding sequence TCGCACGCTGAGGGTCGCCCTGCTGGGCGCCGGTTCCGTCGGATCGCAGGTCGCGCGCCTGCTGCGCGAGCACGGCGACGACTTCGCCGAGCGCAGCGGAGCCCGCCTCGAACTCGCGGGCATTCTCGTGCGCGACCTCGACGCCCCGCGCGACGTCGACCTGCCGCGCGAGCTGCTCACGACCGACGCCGAGAGCCTCATCGTCGGCGCCGACATCGTCATCGAGCTGATGGGCGGCATCGAGCCCGCTCGCACGCACATCCTCACCGCGCTGAACTCGGGCGCCGACGTCGTCACGGGCAACAAGGCGCTGCTCGCCCAGCACGGGCCGGAGATCTTCGACGCCGCCGACCAGGTCGGCGCATCCGTCTCCTACGAGGCGGCCGTGGCCGGGGCCATCCCGATCATCCGCCCGCTGAAGGACTCCCTCGCCGGCGACCGGATCGTGCGCATCTTCGGGATCGTGAACGGGTCGACGAACTTCATCCTCGACAAGATGGACCGCGAGGGCCTCTCCGCCGAGGACGCGCAGCGGCTCGCCACCGACCTCGGGTACCTCGAGGCCGATCCCACCCTCGATCTCGAGGGCTACGACGCCGCGCAGAAGGCGGCCATCCTCGCCAGCCTCGCGTTCCACACCGAGGTGTCGATGGACGACGTGCACCGCGAGGGCATCGAGTCGATCACCGCCGACATGATCGAGGGCGCCCGCCGCGCGGGCTTCGTCATCAAGCTGCTGGCCATCTGCGAGCGGCTCGCCGACGCCGACGGCGAGGCGATCTCGGTGCGCGTGTATCCCGCGCTCATCAGCCGCGAGCACCCGCTGGCCACCGTGCACGGCGGCAACAACGCGGTGTTCGTCGAGGGCGAGGCCGCCGGCCCGCTCATGTTCTACGGCGCGGGGGCCGGCGGCGTGCAGACCGCGTCGGCCGTGCTCGGCGACGTCGTCTCCGCCGCCCGCCGCCACATCGCCGGCGGCGTGGGCGTGGGGGAGTCGGCGCGGCAGAGCCTGCCGACCGCCGAGATCGGCCGGATCAGCACCCGCTACCAGATCACCCTCGAGGTGTCCGACGAGCAGGGCGTCCTCGCCGTGATCGCCGGCATCCTCAACGACGGCGGCGTCTCCGCGGCGACCGTCGAGCAGACCGTCGATGACGAGGGCACCGCCCGCATCGTGATCGGAACCCACAGGGCTCGCGAGCAGGCACTCGGCGACACTGTCGCCCGCCTGGCCGAGAGCGATGTCGTCGTGCGCGTGGCGTCCGTGCTGCGCGTGGAAGGAGAATGA